One window of Nitrospirota bacterium genomic DNA carries:
- a CDS encoding TlyA family RNA methyltransferase: MTTENKREKPEKLRLDRLLVDRGMAESREKAQALIGAGQVLVNGQKQDKAGSPVSADAEVRIIGDSLPYVSRGGLKLEAALREFPVRVEGMTALDVGASTGGFTDCLLQHGCKKVYAVDVGYGQMAWKLRQDPRVVVIERTNIRAMEPSLIPVPIDIVVIDASFISLEKVVPSVMRFLNPGADLIALIKPQFEVGREQVGKGGIVRDDAARNAAVERIRNFIASLGFEVKGVTPSPITGQDGNVEYLIYAVRHP; this comes from the coding sequence ATGACCACCGAAAACAAAAGAGAGAAGCCGGAGAAGCTCCGTCTCGACCGTCTCCTCGTTGACCGCGGCATGGCAGAGAGCCGCGAGAAGGCGCAGGCGCTGATCGGCGCCGGACAGGTCTTGGTGAACGGCCAGAAGCAGGACAAGGCGGGATCGCCCGTGTCTGCTGATGCAGAGGTCCGGATTATCGGCGACTCCCTTCCCTACGTGAGCAGGGGAGGGCTGAAGCTCGAGGCCGCCCTCAGGGAGTTCCCCGTCCGGGTCGAGGGGATGACTGCGCTGGATGTAGGTGCCTCGACGGGCGGCTTTACGGATTGCCTCCTCCAGCACGGTTGCAAGAAGGTTTATGCCGTGGACGTGGGCTACGGCCAGATGGCGTGGAAACTCAGACAGGACCCGCGGGTTGTCGTGATCGAGCGCACCAACATCAGGGCTATGGAACCTTCGCTCATTCCCGTGCCAATCGACATCGTTGTCATTGATGCATCATTCATCTCGCTCGAAAAGGTCGTCCCCTCGGTCATGAGGTTCCTCAACCCCGGAGCAGACCTCATCGCGCTCATCAAGCCCCAGTTCGAAGTCGGAAGGGAGCAAGTGGGGAAAGGCGGGATCGTGCGGGACGATGCTGCAAGGAATGCCGCCGTTGAGCGGATCAGGAACTTCATCGCCAGCCTCGGTTTCGAGGTGAAAGGCGTCACTCCGTCGCCCATCACCGGGCAGGACGGGAATGTGGAGTATTTGATCTACGCTGTACGTCACCCATAG